Within the Acidimicrobiia bacterium genome, the region GTTCGCCCGGCCGCTGCTCGCCGCGCTCGACGCCGAGCCGGGCCGGTACGACCTCACGAGCCTCCGGGCGATCACCTCCTCGGGCGTCACGTGGAGCCCGGACACGAAGGCCGGGCTGCTCCGCCACCTGCCCTCCGTCACCCTCATCGACTCGCTCGGCGCCACGGAGGGCCTGATGAGCCGGACCGCCGCCACCGCCGGGTCCGAGCTGGGGCCGCCCCGGTTCGCGGTCGACGACCGGGTCTGCGTGCTCGACGAGGCGACCGGCCGACCGGTGGCACCCGGCCGCGCGGCGATCGGGCTCCTCGCCGTGCGCGGGCGGCTGCCGCTCGGCTACCACCGCGACGCCGAGAAGACGGCCGAGACGTTCCGGGTCGTCGACGGCGTCCGCTACTCGATCCCGGGTGATCACGCGACCGTCGACGCTGACGGGACGGTCCGCCTGCTCGGCCGGGGCTCGGCGTGCATCAACACCGGCGGCGAGAAGGTCTACCCGGAGGAGGTCGAGCTGGTGCTCCGCGCGCACCCGGGGGTGCTCGACGGCGTCGTCGTCGGTGTCCCCGACGAGCGCTACGGCGAGATGGTCGTCGCCCTCGTCGTGGCCCGCGACGGCGACCACCTCGACGAGCCGGAGCTCTCGGCGTGGTGCCGAGCGCGCATCGCTGGGTACAAGCGGCCGAAGCGGTTCTTCGTCGTCGATTCGCTCGAGCGGTCCGCCGCCGGGAAGGCGAACTACCCGCGGCTGCGCCAGCAGGCGACCGAGCTCGCCGGCGGGTCGCGCCGCTAGCGCCCGGCCGGGACCGGGGCGACCCGGTTCCGTCCCCCGCGCTTGGCGTCGTAGAGCGCGGCGTCCGCTGCGGCGACGAGCGCCGGGCCGTCGGCGGCGTCGTCGGGGATCGTCGCCGCGCCGGCGCTCACGGTCACCGGCGTCGGCACCGCGGCCAGGCCCGCGACCCGGCGCAGCCGCTCGGCCACCGCGAGCGCGTCGGCGGCCGCGCAGCCCGGCAACAGGACGAGGAACTCGTCGCCCCCGTACCGTGACGGCAGGTCGAAGGCCTTCGTGCTGGCACGCAGCGCGTCGCCGACGGCGCGGAGCACGGCGTCCCCGGCCGGGTGCCCCAGCTCGTCGTTGATCGCCTTGAAGTGGTCGACGTCGAGCGCCACGACGGTGAGCGGCGCCCCCGTGCGCTGGTAGCGCCCCACCTCGAGGGTGAGCGTCTCCTCGAAGAGGCGCCGGTTGGCGAGCCCGGTCAGCTCGTCGCGGGTGGCCAGGTGCTCGACCTCGTCGAGGAGTCGAGCGTTCCGCAGCGTCAGCGCCGCGTGCGACACGGACTGCAGCAGCGACGACACGGTCAGGCTGGGGATGCGCGCGTGCGCACCATGGGCCCACTCGGCCGCGACGAGACCGAGCGGCTCCTCGTCGCCGGTCAGCGCGGCCACGACGACGTTGCGGGCTCCCGGGAGCTGCTCGGCGAGGAGCCCGCCCTCGAGCACGCGCACGAGGCGCGGCGCCTCGTCGGCGAGGACGGCGCTCCCGACGCGCCCGAGCGGGCCCCCGTGGGTGCCGGCGTCGAGCGCGTCGCCGGCGGTGATCCATCCGCCGTCGCCGTGCACGACCACGAGGATCCGCGCGAAACCGAGGCGCTGGCGCAGGTGCGACACGAGCACGGCGACGACGTCGTTGGGGCGTCGAACCCGCTCGAGCGCGCCGCCGAGGTCGACCAGCGCCGCCAGCTCGGAGCCGGCGTGGCGGAGCGCCCGCTCGTTCACGGCCTGGAACGCGGCCGCGCCCACGGCGAACAGGAGGAAGGCCGCCGCGCTGAGCGCGGCGGTGCGGTCGCTGCCGGTGGTGCGGAGGTGCAGCACCCCCGCCGAGGACGCGGCGCGGCCGAGGAACAGCAGCAGCGCGCACCAGACCGCGAACTTCAGCCCCGTCCGCGGCGAGGCGAGCAGCGTGACCGCGACGACCTCGAGGAAGGCGAGGAAGAGCAGCGGGCTCGTCGTTCCGCCGGTGAGGAGGACGGCGGCGGCGAGGAAGGCGCCGTCCACGA harbors:
- a CDS encoding GGDEF domain-containing protein, yielding MSALALGDAHLPVHDRLAVLQLVRVGLGVAVAALPALVGTLGAPLALPLAYLTVVGAAELARRRVPRLGSPLLSAMVLVDGAFLAAAVLLTGGTTSPLLFLAFLEVVAVTLLASPRTGLKFAVWCALLLFLGRAASSAGVLHLRTTGSDRTAALSAAAFLLFAVGAAAFQAVNERALRHAGSELAALVDLGGALERVRRPNDVVAVLVSHLRQRLGFARILVVVHGDGGWITAGDALDAGTHGGPLGRVGSAVLADEAPRLVRVLEGGLLAEQLPGARNVVVAALTGDEEPLGLVAAEWAHGAHARIPSLTVSSLLQSVSHAALTLRNARLLDEVEHLATRDELTGLANRRLFEETLTLEVGRYQRTGAPLTVVALDVDHFKAINDELGHPAGDAVLRAVGDALRASTKAFDLPSRYGGDEFLVLLPGCAAADALAVAERLRRVAGLAAVPTPVTVSAGAATIPDDAADGPALVAAADAALYDAKRGGRNRVAPVPAGR